The following proteins are co-located in the Dietzia timorensis genome:
- the tilS gene encoding tRNA lysidine(34) synthetase TilS — MSGTGRPETAGPHSPQGSAAWRVRSAVRAWRREDPARVPGGAVCVALSGGADSLALTAAAVAEFDEVHALIVDHRLQQGSDQVARRAAEIASGLGATPRIMTADVGSSGGPEAAAREARYAALAGARQGLPVLLAHTLSDQAETVLLGLARGSGARSLRAMAAWDAPWGRPLLGVPRQDTRAACGEAGLQVWDDPHNLDPRFRRVRVRRELLPLAEDVLGPGVAEALARTAAQLRADDDALSGIAAAVLDRGRLPAEGEGVPALDVGVVEASEPAIASRVVKEWLDGNGAIDLTFAHIDAVVALCKRWSGQGPVAVPAGPEWRGAPALGRSARRLSVWREGRTLQFGLRQ; from the coding sequence ATGTCCGGGACGGGTCGACCCGAAACAGCCGGGCCGCACTCCCCGCAGGGAAGTGCGGCCTGGCGCGTCCGATCCGCAGTACGCGCCTGGCGCCGCGAGGACCCAGCCCGCGTGCCAGGTGGCGCCGTGTGCGTCGCGCTGTCCGGAGGAGCCGACTCGCTCGCGCTCACGGCCGCCGCGGTCGCCGAATTCGACGAGGTCCACGCCCTGATCGTCGACCACAGGCTCCAACAGGGCTCGGACCAGGTCGCACGCCGCGCGGCCGAGATCGCCTCCGGCCTCGGTGCAACTCCCCGCATCATGACGGCGGACGTCGGATCCTCCGGCGGCCCCGAGGCAGCGGCGCGCGAGGCGCGGTATGCCGCGCTGGCCGGCGCACGGCAAGGCCTGCCGGTGCTCCTCGCGCACACCCTGTCCGACCAGGCCGAAACCGTCCTCCTCGGCCTCGCACGCGGATCGGGCGCGCGGTCGCTGCGCGCGATGGCCGCGTGGGACGCCCCCTGGGGCCGCCCACTTCTCGGCGTGCCGCGACAAGACACCCGCGCCGCGTGCGGCGAGGCGGGACTGCAGGTGTGGGACGACCCGCACAACCTCGACCCGCGCTTTCGCCGCGTGCGAGTCCGCCGCGAACTGCTGCCGCTCGCCGAGGATGTCCTCGGCCCCGGCGTCGCCGAGGCCCTCGCGCGCACCGCCGCGCAACTGCGCGCCGATGACGATGCGCTCTCGGGGATCGCCGCCGCGGTACTCGACCGCGGGCGGTTGCCGGCCGAGGGAGAGGGGGTCCCGGCTCTCGACGTGGGAGTCGTGGAAGCGTCCGAACCGGCGATCGCGTCGCGCGTCGTCAAGGAGTGGCTGGACGGGAACGGCGCCATCGACCTCACCTTCGCGCACATCGACGCGGTAGTAGCGCTGTGCAAGCGCTGGTCAGGGCAGGGACCGGTGGCAGTTCCGGCCGGTCCCGAGTGGCGTGGAGCCCCCGCGCTCGGGCGCTCCGCGCGGCGGCTTTCGGTATGGCGAGAGGGCAGGACACTACAGTTCGGACTGCGGCAGTAG
- the hpt gene encoding hypoxanthine phosphoribosyltransferase, giving the protein MAFDETSESTAPAAVEGLAIDPTGTPVPDGKYSDEIESVLIDEETLQSRIDEMGAEIGARYADAEAPIILICVLKGAAIFLSDFARALTVPCETEFMAVSSYGDSTSSSGVVRILKDLDRDIADRHVVIVEDIIDSGLTLSWLRKNLSTRQPKSLEVVTLLRKPEAVKVEAKPLIVGFDIPNEFVVGYGLDFAERYRDLSYIGKLHPRMYS; this is encoded by the coding sequence ATGGCATTCGATGAGACGAGCGAGAGCACGGCACCAGCCGCCGTGGAAGGTTTGGCGATCGATCCCACGGGAACGCCCGTGCCGGACGGCAAGTATTCGGACGAGATCGAGTCTGTGCTCATCGACGAGGAGACGCTGCAGTCGCGCATCGACGAAATGGGTGCGGAGATCGGTGCGCGCTACGCCGATGCCGAGGCACCGATCATTCTCATCTGTGTGCTCAAGGGTGCGGCGATCTTCCTGTCCGACTTCGCGCGGGCGCTGACGGTTCCGTGCGAAACCGAGTTCATGGCGGTGTCCTCGTACGGCGATTCGACGTCCTCGTCCGGTGTCGTCCGGATTCTCAAGGACCTCGACCGCGATATCGCCGACCGCCACGTGGTCATCGTCGAGGACATCATCGACTCGGGGCTGACACTGTCGTGGCTGCGTAAGAACCTTTCGACGCGGCAGCCGAAGTCGCTCGAGGTGGTTACTTTGTTGCGCAAGCCCGAAGCCGTGAAGGTGGAGGCGAAACCGTTGATTGTCGGCTTCGACATTCCCAATGAGTTCGTCGTCGGTTACGGGCTGGACTTCGCCGAGCGTTACCGGGATCTTTCGTACATCGGCAAGCTTCACCCGCGGATGTATAGCTAG
- a CDS encoding amidase, which translates to MAPSSSESLTSMSATTLAAGVHSGSVRAIDAWQASREAAVSAGEPAEEHRGGSARSDDVGRRRAGKRSEPVDSGNGLAVGAAPVARRNARPVRGAKQLRREKRERRKRNRRSTDVRAFTGLLDSEASAAAEFVDALPDDARATLPLAGVPVAIKNNVTLDSPVIKRLLAAGAVPVAMTTTPEFCVWGATDSAAYGVTRNPWNRELTPGGSSGGSAAAVAAGFVPIAHGNDGMGSLRIPAACCGLVTLKPGPDVVPTELGAGNWGGMAEDGILATTVDDLAAATAVIAARPELAVRSQPHGLRIALALNPPISLGGKSLVKTDKKILAATRAVAKALEACGHTVVDARLPYPKSPWPLLARWTGGLDADAAAANFPISRMERRNRYHALLGRVLRGMDTFAAQHKAQEAVSEFMGSGGDAFDLILTPTLASAPIAAEAWHDRSWARSLWANLRYAPYSALFNHIAWPAMNIPAGQARISGVPIGVQLAGKPGSESLLLDVAARLEREQPWTRTAVD; encoded by the coding sequence ATGGCACCGTCATCGAGCGAGTCACTCACCTCCATGTCCGCCACCACCCTCGCGGCGGGTGTCCACTCCGGCTCGGTGCGGGCGATCGACGCGTGGCAGGCCTCCCGCGAGGCGGCGGTGTCCGCCGGGGAGCCGGCCGAAGAGCACCGCGGCGGCTCCGCACGATCCGATGACGTCGGGCGCAGGCGCGCAGGAAAGAGGTCCGAGCCCGTCGACAGCGGCAACGGCCTGGCAGTCGGTGCGGCTCCGGTTGCGCGACGGAATGCGCGCCCAGTCCGCGGCGCCAAGCAGCTCCGGCGGGAAAAGCGCGAAAGGCGGAAACGCAACCGCCGCTCCACCGACGTGCGGGCGTTCACGGGGCTGCTCGACTCCGAGGCGTCGGCCGCCGCCGAGTTCGTCGACGCGCTGCCGGACGACGCCCGCGCGACGCTCCCGCTCGCCGGGGTTCCCGTCGCGATCAAGAACAACGTGACCCTGGATTCGCCGGTGATCAAACGCCTCCTGGCCGCCGGCGCGGTACCGGTGGCGATGACGACGACGCCGGAGTTCTGCGTGTGGGGCGCCACCGATTCGGCAGCCTACGGCGTGACCCGCAACCCGTGGAACCGGGAGCTCACGCCCGGTGGTTCCTCCGGTGGCAGCGCGGCGGCCGTCGCCGCGGGCTTCGTCCCGATCGCCCACGGCAACGACGGCATGGGCTCTCTGCGCATTCCCGCCGCCTGCTGCGGGCTGGTGACGTTGAAGCCGGGGCCCGACGTCGTGCCCACCGAGCTCGGCGCGGGGAACTGGGGCGGCATGGCCGAGGACGGGATCCTCGCAACCACTGTCGACGACCTCGCGGCCGCGACCGCCGTGATCGCCGCGCGGCCGGAGCTCGCCGTGCGATCGCAGCCGCACGGGCTACGCATCGCGCTCGCGCTCAACCCGCCGATTTCCCTCGGCGGCAAATCCTTGGTGAAGACCGATAAGAAGATCCTCGCCGCCACTCGCGCGGTGGCGAAGGCGCTCGAGGCATGCGGCCACACCGTCGTCGACGCGCGGCTTCCCTACCCGAAGTCGCCGTGGCCGCTGCTCGCCCGGTGGACCGGAGGGCTCGACGCCGACGCGGCCGCCGCGAACTTCCCGATTTCGCGGATGGAGCGCCGCAACCGCTACCACGCGCTGCTCGGCCGCGTGCTGCGCGGAATGGATACCTTCGCCGCCCAGCACAAGGCGCAGGAGGCGGTGTCGGAGTTCATGGGTAGTGGAGGCGACGCCTTCGACCTGATTCTCACCCCGACCCTCGCCTCGGCGCCGATCGCGGCCGAGGCCTGGCACGACCGCTCCTGGGCGCGGTCACTGTGGGCGAACCTCCGCTACGCGCCGTATTCGGCCTTGTTCAATCACATCGCCTGGCCGGCGATGAACATCCCCGCGGGCCAGGCACGGATTTCGGGCGTGCCCATCGGGGTACAGCTCGCCGGAAAACCGGGCTCTGAATCGCTGCTGCTCGACGTCGCGGCGCGGCTCGAGCGCGAACAGCCGTGGACACGGACGGCGGTGGACTAG
- the ftsH gene encoding ATP-dependent zinc metalloprotease FtsH, with translation MKNAVIRNVVIAAVIILAIVGFTYFSNDEAGFTDVDTSVALHEIDAGNIKDVEIDDREQRLRITLNNEITPPEQDDATDKLVTQYPEGASESLFQTIQDAGPESYNTNVNQQGFLSQMLQFMIPMLLLFGLLFFFMSRMQGGRGGLFGVGKSRALEVTKDMPKTLFSDVAGEDEAVEELNEIRDFLQNPARYERVGAKIPRGVLLYGPPGTGKTLLARAVAGEAGVPFYSISGSDFVEMFVGVGASRVRDLFEKAKQNSPCIVFIDEIDAVGRHRGSGTGGGHDEREQTLNQLLVEMDGFDDRETVILIAATNRPDVLDPALLRPGRFDRQVPVTPPDLKGRQAILEVHAKNKPIAEEVNMRALAKRTIGMSGADLENVLNESALLAARLQRDWITNDLLEEASDRVVGGPRRKNRVISEKEKKVTAYHEGGHALAAWAMDGLERVHKVTILARGRTGGHAMVVPEDDKSLMTRADIIARIVMAMGGRAAEEYIFGEPTSGASSDIENATKLARTMVTEYGMSAKLGAVKYAENSGDPFSHGGGSGGGEHSDEISGIIDAEVRAIIEAAHAEAVDVLDENREALDKVAEELLEKETLRQDDLERIFADVAKRPRITRFDDFGGRKRATKPPIKTPAEIAIERGEPVPEREDPFSIPLPGSAEEQEANNSAHDVGGGDPAGPSDPRGAVAPAPGAGAQGQGAPGYGGDDRRTTAIPSYGTPPPPGWSAPGWPPNQAGQSGPQYQPGRPSGPQQPSGPQQGGPQQPSGQVPPRPQGGSGAVAGPVFGQQPSSQQTTQIPAQPQQPAQPQQPQQPAQPSQPQQRDSGRQEDKVPPRPPIHPTATPSARQSGGDHSAPRERPAPGFGGRPGATQDLQPTSTWPTGPSGDDGPTTGRHAKIDPSDVIGEDVTRRPGPTDESRGADGGKRRREDKGSEWRAPWEE, from the coding sequence ATGAAGAACGCCGTAATCCGCAATGTCGTGATTGCCGCGGTCATCATCTTGGCGATTGTGGGCTTCACCTACTTCTCCAATGACGAGGCCGGGTTCACCGATGTCGACACATCGGTGGCGCTGCATGAGATCGACGCCGGCAATATCAAAGATGTCGAGATCGACGACCGTGAGCAGCGGTTGCGCATCACCCTGAACAATGAGATCACGCCTCCTGAGCAGGACGACGCCACCGACAAGCTGGTCACCCAGTACCCGGAGGGCGCGTCGGAGTCGCTGTTCCAGACGATTCAGGATGCGGGACCCGAGAGCTACAACACGAACGTGAACCAGCAGGGCTTTCTGTCCCAGATGCTGCAGTTCATGATCCCGATGCTGCTGCTGTTCGGGCTGTTGTTCTTCTTCATGTCGCGGATGCAGGGCGGACGCGGCGGGCTGTTCGGCGTCGGCAAGTCCCGCGCCCTCGAGGTCACCAAGGACATGCCGAAGACGCTGTTCTCCGACGTCGCCGGCGAGGACGAGGCCGTCGAGGAGCTCAACGAGATCCGCGACTTCCTGCAAAACCCCGCGCGCTACGAGCGCGTCGGCGCGAAGATCCCGCGCGGAGTGCTGCTCTACGGCCCGCCCGGCACCGGTAAGACGCTGCTCGCCCGCGCCGTCGCCGGCGAGGCCGGCGTGCCGTTCTACTCGATCTCCGGCTCGGACTTCGTCGAGATGTTCGTCGGCGTCGGCGCCTCCCGCGTGCGCGACCTGTTCGAGAAGGCCAAGCAGAACTCGCCCTGCATCGTGTTCATCGACGAGATCGACGCGGTCGGACGCCACCGCGGTTCCGGTACCGGAGGCGGGCACGACGAGCGCGAGCAGACGCTCAACCAGCTCCTCGTCGAGATGGACGGATTCGACGACCGCGAGACGGTCATCCTCATCGCCGCGACGAACCGCCCCGACGTGCTCGACCCGGCGCTGCTTCGTCCGGGCCGTTTCGACCGCCAGGTACCCGTCACCCCGCCCGACCTCAAGGGCCGGCAGGCGATCCTCGAGGTGCACGCGAAGAACAAGCCGATCGCCGAAGAGGTCAACATGCGCGCGCTCGCCAAGCGCACCATCGGCATGTCCGGCGCGGACCTCGAGAACGTGCTCAACGAATCGGCGCTGCTGGCCGCGCGGCTGCAGCGCGACTGGATCACCAACGACCTGCTCGAAGAGGCCTCCGACCGCGTCGTCGGCGGCCCGCGCCGCAAGAACCGCGTGATCTCCGAGAAGGAGAAGAAGGTCACCGCCTATCACGAGGGCGGGCATGCGCTCGCCGCGTGGGCGATGGACGGGCTCGAACGCGTCCACAAGGTGACGATCCTCGCCCGCGGCCGCACCGGCGGCCACGCGATGGTCGTCCCCGAGGACGATAAATCGCTCATGACCCGCGCGGACATCATCGCCCGCATCGTCATGGCGATGGGCGGCCGCGCCGCCGAGGAATACATCTTCGGCGAACCCACCTCGGGCGCGTCCTCGGACATCGAGAACGCGACGAAGCTCGCCCGCACGATGGTCACCGAGTACGGCATGAGTGCCAAGCTCGGTGCCGTCAAGTACGCCGAGAACTCCGGGGACCCCTTCTCCCACGGTGGCGGCTCCGGCGGCGGAGAGCATTCGGACGAGATCTCCGGCATCATCGACGCCGAGGTCCGCGCGATCATCGAGGCCGCCCACGCGGAGGCTGTCGATGTGCTCGACGAGAACCGCGAGGCGCTCGACAAGGTCGCGGAGGAGCTTCTCGAGAAGGAGACGCTGCGCCAGGACGACCTCGAGCGGATTTTCGCCGACGTGGCCAAGCGCCCGCGCATCACCCGCTTCGATGACTTCGGCGGGCGCAAGCGCGCGACGAAGCCGCCGATCAAGACCCCGGCCGAGATCGCGATCGAGCGCGGCGAGCCCGTGCCCGAGCGCGAGGACCCCTTCTCCATCCCGCTGCCCGGCAGCGCCGAGGAGCAGGAGGCGAACAACTCCGCCCATGACGTCGGAGGCGGCGACCCCGCGGGGCCGTCCGATCCGCGCGGTGCCGTTGCACCGGCGCCGGGCGCGGGCGCGCAGGGGCAGGGAGCCCCGGGCTACGGGGGCGATGATCGCCGCACCACCGCGATCCCGTCCTACGGCACGCCGCCGCCCCCGGGCTGGTCGGCTCCGGGCTGGCCGCCGAACCAAGCGGGGCAGTCCGGTCCGCAGTACCAGCCGGGCCGGCCGAGCGGACCGCAGCAACCGAGCGGACCGCAGCAGGGCGGACCGCAGCAGCCCTCGGGGCAGGTCCCGCCGCGTCCGCAGGGCGGCTCCGGTGCCGTAGCCGGCCCCGTATTCGGGCAGCAGCCGAGTTCGCAGCAGACGACGCAGATACCCGCGCAGCCGCAGCAACCGGCTCAGCCGCAACAGCCGCAGCAGCCGGCTCAGCCGAGCCAGCCGCAGCAGCGCGACTCCGGCCGCCAGGAGGACAAGGTGCCGCCGCGGCCGCCGATCCACCCGACCGCCACGCCGAGCGCGCGCCAATCGGGCGGCGACCACTCCGCGCCGAGAGAGCGGCCGGCACCGGGATTCGGTGGGCGGCCAGGGGCGACGCAGGATTTGCAGCCCACATCGACGTGGCCGACGGGACCGTCCGGCGACGACGGTCCGACGACGGGACGGCACGCGAAAATCGACCCGTCCGACGTCATAGGCGAAGACGTGACGCGTAGACCGGGCCCGACCGATGAGTCCCGGGGCGCGGACGGCGGGAAGCGGCGCCGCGAGGACAAGGGATCCGAATGGAGGGCCCCGTGGGAGGAATAG
- the folE gene encoding GTP cyclohydrolase I FolE, translating to MDPIAAADPAERPPFDHERAEAAVRELLIAVGEDPDREGLRDTPGRVARAYSETFAGLYVDPSEVLGRTFNEEHRELVLVRDIPIYSTCEHHLVPFHGVAHIGYIPGESGTVTGLSKLARLVDLYAKRPQVQERLTSQVADALRDKLQPTGVIVVIECEHLCMAMRGIRKPGAITTTSAVRGSFRANASTRAEAMRLIRGS from the coding sequence ATAGACCCGATCGCGGCTGCGGACCCCGCCGAGCGCCCTCCGTTCGATCACGAGCGGGCCGAGGCGGCGGTGCGCGAACTGCTCATCGCCGTGGGGGAGGACCCCGACCGCGAGGGGCTGCGAGACACCCCGGGGCGCGTCGCACGCGCGTACTCCGAGACCTTCGCAGGGCTGTACGTCGACCCGTCCGAGGTGCTCGGGCGCACGTTCAACGAGGAGCACCGCGAGCTCGTGCTCGTCCGCGACATCCCGATCTACTCGACGTGCGAACACCACCTCGTGCCGTTCCACGGGGTCGCGCACATCGGCTACATCCCCGGCGAGTCCGGCACGGTGACGGGGCTGAGCAAGCTCGCCCGCCTCGTCGACCTGTACGCCAAGCGGCCGCAGGTGCAGGAGCGGCTCACCTCGCAGGTCGCGGACGCGCTGCGCGATAAGCTGCAGCCCACCGGCGTGATCGTGGTGATCGAATGCGAGCACCTGTGCATGGCGATGCGCGGCATCCGCAAGCCCGGCGCCATCACGACGACCTCTGCGGTGCGCGGCTCGTTCCGCGCCAACGCGTCGACCAGGGCCGAGGCCATGCGGCTCATCCGGGGGTCCTAG
- the folP gene encoding dihydropteroate synthase: MLPANLAPDRCVVMGVLNVTEDSFSDGGQYLDTADAVAHGRELVAEGADIVDVGGESTRPGAVRVPANEEAARVVPVVRDLAAAGAVVSVDTMRAAVAEQSIAAGAHLINDVSGGMADPDMARVVAESGVPWILMHWVSPDDFASGAGGAAHTGSDVVADVIAHLRGRVDAALAAGVRPEQLILDPGLGFAKTAEDNWELLRRTDELTALGYPVLIAASRKRFLGTLLDDGAGPRPAAGRDHATAAISAMAAREGAWGVRVHDVAPSADAVRAAAAWRGEGNGRRARKGSDD, translated from the coding sequence GTGCTCCCGGCGAACCTCGCGCCCGATCGCTGTGTCGTGATGGGCGTCCTCAATGTCACCGAGGACTCCTTCTCCGACGGCGGGCAGTACCTCGACACCGCCGACGCCGTGGCCCACGGGCGCGAGCTCGTCGCCGAGGGCGCCGACATCGTCGACGTCGGCGGGGAATCGACCAGGCCGGGCGCCGTGCGCGTGCCCGCGAACGAGGAGGCCGCCCGCGTCGTGCCCGTGGTGCGCGACCTCGCCGCGGCCGGCGCCGTCGTGAGCGTCGACACGATGCGCGCCGCCGTCGCCGAGCAGTCCATCGCCGCCGGCGCGCACCTCATCAACGACGTCTCGGGCGGCATGGCCGACCCGGACATGGCGCGGGTCGTCGCCGAGTCGGGCGTTCCGTGGATCCTCATGCACTGGGTCAGTCCCGACGATTTCGCCTCGGGCGCCGGCGGCGCCGCACACACCGGTTCCGACGTGGTCGCCGACGTGATCGCGCACCTGCGCGGCCGCGTCGACGCTGCGCTCGCCGCCGGGGTGCGGCCCGAGCAGCTCATCCTCGACCCCGGCCTCGGCTTCGCGAAGACCGCGGAGGACAACTGGGAGCTGTTGCGGCGCACGGACGAGCTCACCGCGCTCGGGTACCCGGTGCTCATCGCCGCCTCGCGCAAACGCTTTCTCGGCACACTTCTCGATGACGGCGCAGGTCCCCGCCCCGCAGCCGGCCGCGACCACGCTACCGCTGCGATCTCGGCGATGGCCGCGCGCGAGGGCGCGTGGGGTGTGCGCGTCCACGACGTCGCCCCGAGCGCGGACGCCGTGCGGGCGGCCGCAGCCTGGCGCGGCGAGGGAAACGGACGACGAGCCCGGAAGGGGAGCGATGACTGA
- the folB gene encoding dihydroneopterin aldolase: MTDRIELRGLKVRGNHGVFDHERRDGQDFFVDIIVWADLTAAAVSDALADTLDYSALAEIASAIVGGEPCDLIERVAGLIADAVMERDSRILATEVTVHKPQAPIDAEFADIAVVACRERGRQ; encoded by the coding sequence ATGACTGACCGCATCGAGCTGCGCGGGCTGAAGGTCCGCGGCAACCACGGAGTGTTCGACCACGAGCGCCGCGACGGGCAGGATTTCTTCGTCGACATCATCGTGTGGGCGGACCTTACCGCCGCTGCGGTGTCCGATGCGCTCGCCGACACGCTCGACTACTCGGCGCTCGCGGAGATCGCCTCGGCGATCGTCGGCGGTGAGCCGTGCGACCTCATCGAGCGCGTCGCCGGCCTCATCGCAGATGCTGTGATGGAGCGCGATTCCCGGATCCTCGCCACCGAGGTGACCGTGCACAAACCGCAGGCCCCGATCGACGCGGAGTTCGCCGACATCGCTGTCGTCGCGTGCCGCGAGAGGGGGCGCCAGTGA
- the folK gene encoding 2-amino-4-hydroxy-6-hydroxymethyldihydropteridine diphosphokinase — MYHTVLSLGSNLGDSEALVAWVVANARQLGSVKTVSSMYSTPPWGGVEQPDFRNVTMAVESEYTPRQWLLWGSNLEARAMRTREVRWGPRTLDVDVIASWLLADDGGPLDVFSDDPDLLLPHPRAHERAFVLTPWLEIEPHARLHGRPIDELLAETRADERAAIRLIGPVPDVDPDQPPVCAE; from the coding sequence ATGTACCACACGGTGCTCTCGCTGGGCTCCAACCTCGGCGACAGCGAAGCGCTCGTCGCGTGGGTCGTCGCCAATGCGCGCCAGCTCGGCAGCGTGAAGACCGTGTCCAGCATGTATTCGACGCCGCCGTGGGGAGGGGTCGAGCAACCCGATTTCCGCAACGTCACCATGGCCGTCGAATCCGAGTACACCCCGCGCCAGTGGCTCCTGTGGGGAAGCAACCTCGAGGCCCGCGCCATGCGTACCCGCGAGGTCCGCTGGGGCCCGCGCACCCTCGACGTCGACGTCATCGCCTCCTGGCTCCTCGCCGATGACGGCGGACCCCTCGATGTTTTCTCCGACGATCCGGACCTTCTCCTGCCTCATCCCCGCGCCCACGAGCGTGCCTTCGTGCTGACCCCGTGGCTGGAGATCGAGCCCCACGCCAGGCTGCACGGACGGCCGATCGACGAGCTTCTCGCCGAGACGCGCGCGGACGAGCGCGCCGCGATCCGTCTGATCGGACCGGTGCCGGACGTCGACCCCGACCAGCCGCCGGTCTGCGCGGAGTAA
- a CDS encoding DUF3180 domain-containing protein: MDRTSWLTVVLVAACSVAAGIGAGVRLFSSMPPLTYVTIIPLSVVIGVDLFLGWRVRAAVESERVGLDRSQLSPHTIVVVLALAKASTMLGAVVAGLASGYAIPLAGRAGEVSAASSDLPVAIVLAVLGAVLCGVGLLVETWCKVPPGDDQAERMRGASPA; the protein is encoded by the coding sequence GTGGATCGGACCTCGTGGCTTACCGTCGTCCTCGTCGCGGCGTGCTCCGTGGCCGCCGGGATCGGCGCGGGTGTGCGGCTATTTTCGTCGATGCCGCCGCTCACATACGTCACGATTATCCCGCTCTCCGTCGTCATAGGTGTGGATCTGTTCCTTGGGTGGCGGGTGCGCGCGGCCGTGGAATCCGAGCGCGTGGGGCTCGACCGTTCGCAGTTGAGTCCGCACACCATCGTCGTCGTGCTCGCGCTGGCGAAGGCGTCCACGATGCTCGGGGCCGTGGTCGCAGGGCTCGCCTCGGGCTATGCCATTCCGCTCGCGGGGCGCGCGGGCGAGGTATCCGCGGCGTCGTCGGATCTACCGGTCGCGATCGTGCTCGCGGTGCTCGGCGCCGTGCTGTGCGGGGTCGGTCTGCTGGTGGAAACCTGGTGCAAGGTTCCGCCGGGCGACGATCAGGCCGAGCGCATGCGCGGCGCCTCGCCCGCCTGA